From the genome of Cytobacillus luteolus, one region includes:
- a CDS encoding ABC transporter ATP-binding protein, with protein sequence MSKDQTKQIPIDSEKKRNWLGTLKRIWIFLADRKGLLLLVLLMVVVSSALGLLGPFLVGMSIDKFIVTQDSSGLLTMLLILIAIYLLHSVAIFFQNYWMIGIAQNTVFSMRTKLFTHLHKLPIQFFDKRQQGELMSRVTNDIENVSSTLNSSFIQVFSSVLTLIGTVSVMLYLSPLLTLITMTIIPVMYLGLKWITSRTGKLFKEQQRNIGALNGFIEETISGQRIVKTFSQEERVIEQFLEKNQNLKTSGYWAQTYSGFIPKLFNVLNNLSFTIIAAIGGIFALNEAISIGVIVIFAEYSRQFTRPLNDLANQFNTLLSAVAGAERVFDILDEEIESKDEKNALILQKVKGEVEFKNVSFSYEEEGNTIRNVSFHVSPGETVALVGPTGAGKTTIINLVSRFYDTDEGSILIDHKELKQIKRASLRHHMGFVLQDTYLFQGTIRDNIRYGNLEASDEEIENAAKLANAHSFIMKMPNKYDTMINQDGSGISQGQKQLLSIARAFLPNPSILILDEATSSIDTITEMKIQEALKRLMKDRTCFVIAHRLNTIQQADQILVLEDGQVIENGTHDELLEKRGFYHGLFHSQLKQEIV encoded by the coding sequence GTGTCAAAGGATCAAACTAAGCAAATCCCAATAGACAGCGAGAAGAAAAGAAATTGGCTAGGAACACTTAAGCGAATTTGGATTTTCCTGGCAGACCGCAAAGGGCTACTATTGCTTGTGCTATTAATGGTCGTTGTTAGTTCTGCCTTAGGTTTGCTTGGACCATTCTTGGTAGGTATGTCGATTGATAAATTTATCGTAACACAGGATAGTAGTGGGCTACTTACCATGTTGCTAATCCTAATTGCAATATATCTTCTTCACTCTGTTGCTATTTTCTTTCAAAATTATTGGATGATCGGGATTGCTCAAAATACAGTGTTTTCAATGAGAACGAAACTGTTTACACATCTTCATAAACTACCAATCCAGTTTTTTGATAAGCGTCAACAAGGGGAGTTAATGAGCCGTGTTACTAACGATATTGAAAACGTAAGCTCTACCTTGAATAGCTCATTTATACAGGTTTTTTCAAGTGTACTAACGTTAATAGGTACAGTTTCGGTGATGTTGTACTTGAGTCCGTTATTGACTTTGATTACAATGACAATCATCCCTGTCATGTACCTAGGTTTGAAATGGATTACAAGCCGTACTGGGAAATTATTTAAGGAACAACAGCGCAATATTGGTGCGCTAAACGGATTTATTGAAGAAACGATATCGGGTCAAAGAATAGTTAAAACATTCTCGCAGGAAGAAAGAGTCATAGAGCAGTTTTTAGAGAAGAATCAAAACTTAAAAACCTCAGGCTACTGGGCTCAAACATATTCTGGATTCATCCCTAAGCTCTTTAACGTATTAAATAATTTAAGTTTTACTATTATCGCTGCAATTGGTGGGATATTCGCATTAAATGAGGCCATTTCAATTGGGGTAATCGTTATTTTTGCCGAATATTCAAGACAATTTACAAGACCCCTAAATGATCTCGCAAATCAATTTAATACCTTGCTTTCAGCCGTTGCAGGAGCTGAGAGAGTATTTGATATCCTTGATGAAGAAATTGAATCTAAAGATGAGAAAAATGCCCTTATCTTACAAAAGGTAAAGGGTGAGGTCGAGTTTAAGAATGTATCATTCTCTTATGAGGAAGAAGGGAATACAATTCGTAATGTTAGTTTTCATGTGAGTCCAGGTGAGACGGTGGCTTTAGTTGGACCTACTGGGGCTGGAAAAACTACGATTATAAATTTAGTGTCTCGATTCTATGATACAGATGAAGGTTCAATTTTAATTGACCATAAAGAGCTAAAGCAAATCAAGCGCGCCAGCCTTCGTCACCACATGGGATTTGTCCTTCAGGATACGTACCTATTTCAAGGGACAATCCGAGATAATATTCGTTATGGAAACTTAGAGGCGAGCGATGAGGAGATTGAAAATGCTGCTAAGTTAGCTAATGCTCACTCCTTCATCATGAAGATGCCAAACAAGTATGATACGATGATTAACCAAGATGGAAGTGGAATTAGCCAAGGTCAAAAACAACTATTGTCCATTGCCCGTGCGTTTCTGCCAAATCCATCAATCTTAATTCTTGATGAGGCTACGAGTAGTATTGATACAATTACTGAAATGAAAATTCAAGAGGCACTTAAACGCTTGATGAAAGATCGTACTTGTTTTGTGATTGCCCATCGTTTAAATACAATTCAACAAGCTGATCAGATCTTAGTGTTAGAGGATGGTCAGGTCATTGAAAATGGCACACATGATGAGCTATTAGAGAAGAGAGGCTTCTACCATGGGTTATTCCATAGCCAGTTGAAGCAAGAGATTGTATAG
- a CDS encoding glutathionylspermidine synthase family protein: protein MSSDFNREEHIHARKNFYANIASFWPDLHDTEYALYDIVCFSKDDIKDIRLATNRIGNLFFKTAKLLRHSDDDTLRGIDIPEAAIPFIREISLPVETVISRVDLVKTNKGLKVLELNADTPTFEKEVFSVNRKVAQHFGLEDPNDGYESQLGNAIDKAIIESHIRTNQIHDPYVVFTSHDDHPEDRLTTLYLMSLSRLPVSYQPLHSLQIVQNEGLFDENGRRIDVLYRQTYPMEHLVEDLDPVSNEKVGLQLLELVALKKLSIVNPISAFLLQSKAVQAIIWGMMELEHPYFTEQEREWIRTYFLPTYLESDPFIKQGIQYVKKPSFGREGDTVEIFNSVGQKIEEDTYKTYQSSLPVFQQYVDLPSYSIKTAEGLKEGKLLIGSFLVNGKASGIGIRAGKQITDNNAYFLPVGMK, encoded by the coding sequence ATGTCATCTGATTTTAACCGAGAAGAGCACATTCATGCCCGTAAGAATTTTTACGCTAATATCGCATCATTTTGGCCGGACCTACATGATACGGAATATGCACTTTATGACATTGTCTGTTTTTCAAAGGATGATATCAAAGATATTCGTCTTGCAACGAATCGGATTGGTAATCTATTTTTTAAAACAGCAAAGTTATTAAGACATTCTGATGATGACACCTTAAGAGGAATTGATATTCCAGAAGCGGCTATCCCCTTTATTAGGGAAATAAGCCTTCCCGTTGAAACTGTGATCTCAAGGGTAGACCTTGTTAAAACAAATAAGGGGCTTAAGGTACTTGAATTAAATGCTGATACACCTACATTTGAAAAAGAAGTATTTTCGGTGAATCGGAAGGTTGCACAACACTTTGGACTAGAGGATCCAAATGATGGATATGAATCTCAATTGGGTAATGCCATAGATAAAGCAATTATTGAGTCTCATATACGAACAAATCAAATCCATGATCCATACGTTGTTTTCACGTCACATGACGATCATCCTGAGGATCGACTAACTACTCTATACCTAATGAGTTTATCTAGACTCCCGGTTTCTTATCAACCTTTACATAGTCTTCAAATCGTACAAAATGAAGGATTATTTGATGAAAATGGAAGAAGGATAGATGTTCTTTATAGACAGACGTATCCAATGGAGCATTTAGTGGAGGATTTGGATCCTGTTTCTAATGAAAAAGTAGGTCTACAGCTATTAGAGCTTGTTGCATTGAAAAAACTCTCAATTGTGAATCCGATCTCAGCTTTTCTACTTCAATCAAAAGCTGTTCAAGCAATAATTTGGGGAATGATGGAGCTAGAGCATCCTTATTTCACAGAGCAGGAAAGAGAGTGGATTCGTACTTATTTTCTCCCGACCTATTTGGAAAGTGACCCATTTATTAAGCAGGGAATACAGTATGTTAAAAAACCGAGTTTTGGACGAGAGGGTGACACAGTAGAGATTTTTAACAGTGTCGGCCAGAAAATCGAAGAGGATACATATAAAACCTATCAGTCCTCATTGCCGGTGTTTCAACAATATGTTGACCTACCGAGCTATTCTATTAAAACAGCTGAGGGCTTAAAAGAAGGAAAACTCCTGATTGGTAGTTTTTTGGTGAATGGAAAAGCGAGTGGTATAGGGATTAGAGCTGGTAAACAGATTACAGATAATAATGCCTATTTTTTACCCGTAGGTATGAAATAA
- a CDS encoding DUF350 domain-containing protein gives MTFLELFLSTLTYIGTAVVLLIVGIILFEVTTKNKEIQLIKNGNKAAVYAFGGRILGLAIVLYAAISNSVNLYDMFIWGSLAIVIQIGLFYLAELLTPTFNITKAIDDDNQAVGLFLLFLSLSIGLIIAASLTY, from the coding sequence ATGACATTTCTAGAGTTGTTTTTATCAACCCTAACATACATAGGGACAGCAGTAGTACTTTTGATAGTAGGTATTATTTTATTCGAAGTGACCACTAAGAATAAAGAGATTCAGTTAATTAAGAATGGAAATAAGGCAGCTGTTTATGCGTTCGGTGGAAGGATTCTAGGCTTAGCAATTGTTCTATATGCAGCCATTTCTAATTCGGTAAATTTATACGATATGTTTATTTGGGGAAGTTTGGCGATTGTCATCCAAATTGGTCTTTTTTATCTAGCTGAATTATTAACACCAACCTTTAATATTACGAAGGCAATCGATGATGACAATCAGGCTGTTGGATTGTTTCTACTATTTTTATCTCTTTCAATAGGATTAATTATAGCCGCTTCGTTAACTTATTAA
- a CDS encoding PAS domain-containing sensor histidine kinase — MGENEQVITETCEIELLKKENERLRLELKTYKELSNNFTKDSKFKLLFNSISDAVYYFKEYEAGIAGEFIEVNETAYTRLGYTREEMLNMSPHDIDIHSSEEMVELLTEVYNNDTTSFETVHLHKHGSHIPVEITTHIFNVQGEKFILSVCRDMTFRKKAEESLHRLESFYNHSSEGIAIFDLDGKVMQANKAFENIFGYTEAEVKGKRLPVTPDFTMKDAEFLLNETLKGNSIKGFETIKQRKDGEFITVGITMSPLRDKNTNEIYALAGLVRDITEQHAIRVQLESFISHNLDPILIFNEEEKLIRTNGAFERVFGWKERDLLGLYINEMPIIPSEKMTEVINYTEVIRANNGIKGIESYRLRKDGTLVDVLLTTFSIKNEFNKNTWFVVILKDITEKKKAEKLLVDSEKLSVAGELAASIAHEIRNPITAIKGFLQIMEEGIFDKAYYRVIDSEMNRIELILKELLLLAKPQIPKLERKNICEALEQSIALLSAQANMNSIVINKEYEKAEYTIVCEENKLKQVFINVIKNAIEAMPNGGHLSIQMRAILDNKKLLVRFIDQGYGIPENVLLRLGEPFYTTKEKGTGLGFMVCKSIIEDHGGEINVFSEVNVGTKIEIVLPLVNNELDI, encoded by the coding sequence ATGGGAGAAAATGAACAAGTGATCACAGAAACATGTGAAATTGAATTGCTAAAAAAAGAGAATGAACGGTTACGATTAGAATTAAAAACTTATAAGGAATTGAGTAATAACTTTACTAAAGATAGTAAGTTTAAACTGTTATTTAATAGTATTTCTGATGCAGTTTACTATTTTAAAGAATATGAAGCTGGTATTGCAGGAGAATTTATCGAGGTGAATGAAACTGCATATACTAGATTAGGATATACTCGAGAAGAAATGTTGAATATGTCACCACATGATATAGACATCCATTCCAGTGAAGAAATGGTCGAACTCCTTACAGAAGTATATAATAATGACACGACTTCATTTGAAACGGTTCATCTCCACAAACACGGAAGTCATATACCTGTTGAAATAACGACGCATATCTTTAATGTCCAAGGTGAAAAATTTATCCTATCAGTTTGTAGAGACATGACCTTTAGAAAAAAAGCAGAAGAATCATTACATAGATTAGAATCCTTTTATAATCACAGTTCAGAAGGAATCGCAATTTTTGACCTCGATGGCAAAGTCATGCAAGCGAACAAAGCATTTGAAAATATATTTGGATATACAGAGGCGGAAGTGAAAGGGAAACGGCTTCCTGTTACACCTGATTTTACAATGAAAGATGCAGAATTTTTATTAAATGAAACATTAAAAGGAAATAGTATTAAAGGCTTTGAAACCATCAAGCAGAGAAAAGATGGAGAGTTTATAACTGTTGGCATAACGATGTCCCCACTACGTGATAAAAACACTAATGAGATTTATGCATTGGCGGGGTTAGTTAGAGATATTACAGAGCAACATGCCATAAGAGTTCAACTAGAATCGTTTATTAGCCATAATTTGGACCCTATTCTGATTTTTAATGAAGAAGAAAAGCTAATACGAACGAATGGTGCATTTGAACGTGTATTTGGTTGGAAGGAAAGGGACTTATTGGGACTCTACATAAATGAAATGCCAATAATTCCTAGTGAGAAAATGACAGAAGTGATAAATTATACTGAAGTTATTAGGGCTAATAACGGAATAAAAGGGATTGAATCCTATAGATTACGAAAAGACGGAACATTAGTTGATGTTTTGTTAACTACTTTTTCTATCAAGAATGAATTTAATAAAAACACATGGTTTGTTGTCATTTTAAAAGATATTACGGAGAAGAAAAAAGCAGAAAAGTTATTAGTTGATTCGGAAAAACTTTCGGTAGCTGGTGAATTAGCTGCCAGTATTGCACACGAAATTCGAAATCCCATTACAGCTATTAAAGGGTTCCTTCAAATTATGGAGGAGGGGATTTTCGATAAGGCATATTATAGAGTAATAGATTCTGAAATGAATAGAATCGAACTGATATTAAAAGAACTACTTTTATTGGCAAAACCTCAAATTCCTAAACTAGAACGAAAGAATATTTGTGAAGCCCTTGAACAATCTATAGCCTTATTGAGTGCTCAAGCGAATATGAATAGTATTGTTATTAATAAAGAGTATGAGAAGGCTGAGTATACGATAGTTTGTGAAGAGAATAAGTTAAAACAGGTGTTTATTAATGTTATAAAGAATGCGATAGAGGCTATGCCTAATGGAGGCCATTTAAGTATCCAGATGAGAGCAATTCTTGATAATAAGAAATTACTTGTCCGTTTTATTGACCAGGGATATGGTATACCTGAAAATGTTTTGTTGAGACTTGGAGAACCTTTTTATACGACAAAAGAAAAAGGGACTGGGTTAGGGTTTATGGTGTGTAAAAGTATTATTGAAGATCATGGTGGGGAAATAAATGTTTTTAGTGAAGTGAACGTTGGTACTAAAATAGAAATCGTTTTACCGCTGGTTAACAACGAATTAGACATTTAG
- a CDS encoding potassium channel family protein, translated as MIFFKRIWIKAIKMSNWTLFFAMFSLILFSSFFMYYLEPSVFTSPFEGLWWTMTTVVTVGYGDVSPTTVGGKVFAMFLYVIGIGLMTVVIGKIIEALSYRKRLKEEGKLQITEKNHIILVNWSKRAEIALQELLHTFTNIHIVIIDEYLAKNPYLHERVDFVSGDPTLEDTMLRANLLESKSIMVFAQDGTKRPSEADGITLLVASVLEEVGRKYKKNIYTICEVLDSKHIIAFKHAHVEEFITPNDTAARLAARSMLFNGSSEVIRQLTSHEGYDLYHVPKNMNWVTFRDASQDLSSKGAILVSNHNDFSILSNLDTAIPPNAKLFIICDEKTYDLVK; from the coding sequence TTGATCTTTTTTAAACGAATTTGGATTAAGGCCATTAAAATGAGCAATTGGACCTTGTTTTTTGCCATGTTTTCTTTAATTTTATTCAGTAGCTTTTTTATGTACTATCTTGAACCCTCTGTATTCACCAGCCCTTTTGAGGGATTATGGTGGACCATGACAACAGTCGTTACTGTAGGATATGGTGATGTTTCTCCAACAACTGTTGGTGGAAAAGTATTTGCCATGTTTCTTTACGTAATTGGAATCGGCTTAATGACAGTTGTAATTGGTAAAATTATTGAGGCTTTAAGCTACCGAAAAAGATTAAAGGAGGAAGGGAAGTTGCAAATTACAGAGAAGAACCACATTATTCTAGTCAACTGGTCAAAACGAGCAGAAATTGCTCTTCAAGAACTGCTACATACATTTACAAATATACATATCGTCATTATTGATGAATATTTAGCTAAAAATCCATACTTACATGAGCGAGTTGATTTTGTTAGTGGGGATCCTACTTTGGAAGACACAATGTTACGCGCAAATCTTTTAGAATCAAAATCGATTATGGTGTTTGCTCAAGATGGTACAAAACGACCCTCTGAAGCAGATGGCATAACACTGTTAGTAGCTTCTGTTCTAGAAGAGGTAGGTAGAAAATACAAAAAGAACATCTATACCATTTGTGAGGTTTTGGATTCAAAACATATTATTGCCTTTAAACATGCACATGTCGAGGAATTTATCACTCCGAATGACACAGCTGCCCGATTAGCCGCTCGTTCTATGCTATTTAACGGATCAAGTGAAGTCATTCGTCAACTCACATCTCACGAAGGCTATGATTTATATCATGTACCTAAAAACATGAACTGGGTAACATTTCGAGACGCATCACAGGACCTATCCTCTAAAGGTGCGATACTTGTATCCAATCATAATGATTTTTCAATATTATCTAACCTTGACACAGCCATTCCGCCAAATGCGAAGTTATTTATTATCTGTGATGAAAAAACATATGACCTTGTCAAATAA